ACACGGATGAGACGGATTGACACGGATAAAAATTTATTAGAAAAAATCCGTGAGAATCCGCCAAAATCTGTGTCATCCGTGTGCTATTCTATCATTCTCTTCGTGGCTTTGTGGCTGAACGGTTACAATAATTGATAAGGGCTGATGTCTATCAATAACTACATAAACCAGATTGGTAAATGGCTGGACGGAAGCGGTCCTTACGCCGGGATTGTCTTCAGCAGTCGTATTCGCCTGGCCAGAAACATTAATCAACTTCCCTTTTCCCATTGGGCCAATGCGGCGGCTTTGAAAAAGGTGGCTGAAAGGGTAATGATCGCTGTTCCGAATAATCAGTATATGAAGGGCGCTGAAATTCTGGAATTGGATGAACTGTCCACTTTGGATAAAGAGTTTTTAGTAGAAAGACATCTTATCTCTCCTGAATCGGTTAAAGGAAAGGGTGAGTTGATTGTTATCGGGGATAAAGAATTAGTCTCAGTTATGGTTAATGAAGAAGATCATTTAAGGATCCAGGCGATGGCTTCCGGTCTGCAACTTTCTTCTGTCTGGAGGTATCTGGATCAAATCGATGACAAATTCAGCCAGGAACTCGATTATGCCATCTCTCCGGAATGGGGTTATTTGACGGCCTGTCCGACCAATGTTGGCACAGGGATACGGGCTTCCGTTATGATTCATCTGCCGGCCATAGCTATGACTAAGCAAATCGATAAACTTCTTAAGGCCGTTTCCCAATTAGGCTTGGCTATCAGGGGAATTCATGGCGAGGGCACAGAGGCCTTAGGCAATCTCTTCCAAATATCCAACCAAGTTACCCTGGGCCGGACAGAAGAAGAGATTACCGATAATATTGAACGGGTAAGCAAACAAATCATTGAACACGAAGAAAAAGCCCAGGCCCTCTTGCTCAAGGAAGCCAAAACACAGGTAGAGGATCGCGTCTTTAGGGCTTATGCCATTCTAACCTCGGCCAGGATTGTTACCTCCAAAGAGGCTATAAATCTATTTTCCCTTCTTAGACTGGGGGTCAATATAGGTTTAGTGGAGATAGATTTTTCAACTTTAAATGAAATTTTTATCCTTAGCCAGCCTGCTCATATTCGAAAAAGATACGGCCAAGACCTCTCCCAGGACGAACAGGATGTGCGTCGAGCCGATTTAATCCGAGAAAAACTAACTACAGCACACAGAGCACACAGATAACAGATTTAGAGATACTGTAAGTGTTCAGCCACAAAGACACTAAGACACAAAAATAGAGCAGTAGAGCAGCAGAGCAGTAGTTAAAGACTTTTCTGAAAGTTCCAGAACTGCTGTTCTATTGCTCTACTGCTCTCTAAGTCACATATTTTTTAATAAGTAGCACATTTTCGTGTCTTCGTGCCTTGGTGGCTGAACGGTTACGAGATACTTTCTGGGTTCTGTAATCTGGGTTCTGATTTTAAAATGACTCAAGTCTCTGTCGTTTTCGATCTACCTGTTGATAGACCTTTTTCATACCTTACCCCGCCGGATATTGCCTCTCAAGCCGTCCCTGGCAAACGTGTTTTAGCCCCTTTTGGGAGAAGCTCTCGTATTGGATACATCGTTGGCCAGGGTGATTTTTCTTCCAAAGGACATAAGCTTAAAGAAATAGTGGATATCCTTGACTATAAACCACTCCTTGATCCGCCTATGCTAGAGTTGACCGGATGGATGGCCCAGTATTACCTCTGTTCTTGGGGAGAAGCCATAAAGGCTGTTCTTCCTCAAGGGATTAATCTCAAGACCAGACGAAAGCTGCGATTAATTTCTCTGCCGGATAATCTCTCGGATTTATCTAAGAGGGCGCCTTTGCAAGCTAAGATTCTGGCTGTGCTGAAGACAGAAAAGGAAATCTTCTTAGATGAAATGTCCAAAAAGGTGGGACGCAAAACCTTCTATCTTAGCCTTAACAGTCTGGAAGATAAGGGATATCTGCAGATAGAAGATGAACTTCCGCCTCCCCGGGTTAAGCCCAAAGAGATCAGGGTAGTGGACTTAGCCCGGCCTGTGGAGGAGATTAAAGCCGAAGATTTGCCGCTAAAACAAGATAAGATTATTAAGACCCTCGTTGAATCTCAAACACCCCTCACCTCAACTGAACTGGCGGCCAGAACCGGGACAAGTCTTTCGCCTATTCAAACCTTAGTCAAGCGTGGTGTCCTTAGAATAGAGAGAAAAGAAATCCCACGGCTGCCTTATCCAACTACTGCCTCTCATTTAGAGTTGACCAAAGATACCAGTCACCGAAATTTAAAGCTGACCGAGGAGCAGGAAAAGGCCCTGGGTGTGCTTATCCACCACATTAATGAGAGAAGGTTTAGTGTTACTCTCCTCCACGGTGTAACCGGCAGTGGAAAGACTGAGGTCTATCTTCGGGCCATTGCTCAGGTAATACAAAGAGGCGAGGGGGCTATTTGCCTTGTTCCGGAGATATCCCTTACGCCACAGACCGTGACCCGATTTGCGGCTAGGTTTCCCGGTCAGGTGGCTGTTTTGCATAGCCAGCTTTCTCCCGGGGAAAGATACGACGAGTGGCGGAGGATCAAATCCGGTCAGACCCCGGTGGTAGTCGGCGCCAGATCGGCTGTCTTTGCCCCCTTACCCAAATTGGGTTTGATTATCGTGGATGAAGAACACGAGCCTTCTTATAAACAGGAAGAAAAGAAACCGCGCTACCATGCCAGGGATGTGGCTATTATGAGGGCCAAACTCTCCGGGGCCGTGGTTTTGCTTGGCAGCGCCACACCTTCTCTCAGGTCGTATTATAATACTCGAACAGGCAAGTTTTATTATTTGGAGATGAAATCACGGGTTGATGAGGCCCAGCTTCCCGAGGTAAAACTGGTGGATATGCGGGCCGAGCTTAGCGGTAATAAGAAACAACACATCTTTAGCCTCGCCCTGGTGGAGGCTATGACTGAGCGGCTGGACAGGGGAGAACAAACTATCCTCTTTTTGAACCGGCGAGGATTTGCCAACTTTGTTCAATGTCGAAAGTGCGGCTTTGTCTTTGGCTGCCCGGCCTGTAGTGTCTCTTTGACTTATCACGCGGCCGGCCTAAAACTGCGATGTCACTACTGCGACTACCGACGGCCGCTTCCCCATATCTGTCCGGAATGCCAGGGAGATAAAATCAGGCATTGGGGGCTGGGGACTCAACGGGTGGAGGAGGAATTAACCAGACTTTTCCCTCAGGCCAGGATTGGCCGTCTTGACAGAGATACTACTACCCGAAGAAAGTCCTTAGAAGATATGCTCTCTTCTTTCCAACATGGGGGAATAGACATCCTGGTGGGCACCCAGATGATCGCTAAAGGACTTGATTTCCCCCAGGTTACTCTGGTAGGGGTTATCTCGGCTGATACGGCCCTTAATCTGCCCGATTTTCAGGCCGCCGAACGAACCTTTTCTTTATTGACTCAGGTGGCCGGGCGGGCCGGCCGTGGTAAACGTCCTGGTCTGGTGATCATTCAGACTTACACCCCCCAGCATTACAGCCTTCAGGCCACGGTAACCCACGATTATCACTCTTTTTATCGTCAGGAAATAGCTATTAGGGAAGCCTTAGCCTATCCGCCTTTTGCTCATTTGACCAAAATAACCATAAAAGGACCAGAGGAAAGCCAGGTAGCTAGAGCAGCCATTGATCTGGGGCAAAGATTAAGAGACAGGAAGGCAAAACAGAAACCTGTAAATATACTGGGCCCGGCTCCCTGTCCGATTTCTAAGATTAAAGGCGAATTTCGCTATCAGATACTTTTGAAGGGAAAGACTCAGCCGGCTATCAGGGAGCTTATCGTATCCGCTTTAGAGGAATTTTCCCCCTCCGGTAAGGTGGAAATTGCCCTGGATGTTGATCCCATCGGAATGCTCTGATAGCTGAAGGCTGAAGGCTGAAGGCTGAAGGCGGATTTCGCACCCACTTCGTGGGTACCGGGTACCCGTGACGGCGGATTAGAGAGGGAGGTCTGGTTCATCGTTTAGGCCAATCAGGATAGAGTCCGCCGTCCACATAGTCCACACTGTTCATAGAAGGCCACTCGCCGCCTATTATGTATGAGTGGTCGAAACGATAAACCAGGCCGAGATGGAGTGGCCAATGAAACCATCCAAAATCCAAAATAAGAAAATCCGCAATCCGCAATCCGCAATCCGCAATCCGCAATCCGCAATCCGAAATCCGAAATCCGAAATCCGAAATCCGCAATCCCCAATCCCCAATCCCCAATCCCCAATCCGAAATTCGCAATCCGCAATCCGGGTGTTCATTGCCCCCGGGGCCGGGTTTTGCTTTGGGGTTAAGCGAGCGATCCAGATGGCTGAAAAGGCAGCCGCTGAGACAGGCGGTAAGGTTTACACCCTGGGGCCCCTTATTCATAATCCTCAAGTAGTCGAAAAACTGCATGAGCAAGGGGTGGAGCTAACTGCCGGGATTGAAGATCTCCCGCCAGGGGCAGTTCTTATCCTTCGTTCCCACGGGGTTGGCCCATCAGTTTATGCCCGGGCCGAGAAAGCCGGCTTGAAGATTGTTGATGCCACTTGTCCTAATGTGAAAAAAGTCCAGAGGCTGGCTATTGAATTGAAAAAGAAAGGTTACTGTCTGGTTATCCTGGGGGAGGAACATCACCCGGAAGTAGAAAGTATCATTGAGACGGTAAACAATGAAGCTTATGTGGTGAATGGCGTGAAAGAATCGGAAGGTATACCTTCAGGAAGGCGAATAGGGCTTATTGCCCAGACCACCCAGACTCTTAAGAATCTTGAAGCCGTCACTGCTTTCCTTATCAGAGGGGCGGAAGAGCTTCGGGTATACAATACCCTTTGTGAGGCTGTATCCACAAGACAAAGCGCCTCGCTCGATCTGGCGAAAAAGGTGGATTTAATGCTGGTGGTGGGGGGGTATAACAGCGCCAATACCACCCGCCTGGCTCAGATCTGTCATCAGGCCGGATGTGAAACTCATCATATTGAGGTGGCGGCTCAGATAGACCCAGCCTGGTTTGGAAATAAACAGAAGGTAGGGATAACCGCCGGGGCCTCTACGCCGCCCTGGATTATTGAGGAAGTCCGGGAAGTGGTGGCTTCTCTAAAATGATGGTACGGTTAGAGGAATGAAAAAGTATGATTGTGTAGTGGTTGGCGCCGGGCCGGCCGGGGCAACAGCCGCCTACGAATTAGTCAGGAATGGGCTGGAAGTTATTCTACTGGAAGCTGAAAGATTACCTCGAAACAAGACTTGCGGTGGATGTCTTTCAGCCAGAGTTAACCGACTACTGGACTTTGATCTGTCTGAAGTAGCTGAGGATGAGATTCATCAAGGGAGGTTTACTTATAAATTCCACGGCGGATTTGAAGTTAATTCAGACCGGCCAGCCGCGTATATGATCAACAGAGATAAATTTGACTATGATCTGGTTAAAAGGGCGATCCAAAGAGGGGCGGTGGTGTTGGATAAAAGGCGGGTGGCCCGGATAGATATAGAAAAAACCGACCTCAAGGTATGGGCTGATAATCGGGCTTATCAGGCCAGGATAGTAATTGGAGCAGACGGGACCAGGGGAATAGTGGCCAAATCAGTGGGTATCCGCAAGGTCAAGACCGACTTTGGATTAACTATTTCCACCCAGTTTCGGCCATCTGCTCAGCAATTGGCTGAACACCAGGGAATGGTTCACCTTGATTTCGGGGTGGTCAGATTCGGTTATGGGTGGATCTTTCCTAAAGGAGATCACCTTTCCGTGGGTGTGGCCAGTTGGAGAGAGAAAGGGAAACTTTTACAAGCCAGCTTTGATAAGATTAGGGCCGTAGCTCAAAAAGACCATAACCCGGCTAAACCTCAGTCCTTCAATGCCACTAAAATTACTCCAGGCGGGACGGTCTTGCCCCGCTATCATAAGAGAAAATATGGTAAAGAGAAGGTTGTCCTGGTGGGAGATGCGGCTGGTCTGGTTGATCCATTTTTAGGGGAAGGTATCTACTATGCCATAAAGAGCGGCCAGATGGCTGCTCAGGCCGTAAAAGAAAGCTTGAAAACAAATAAGTCCCTCCAGTCGGTTTATGAAGAACTCTTAGAAAGAGAACTATTAATCGAATTAGATGCCGCCGCTACTCTTGCCGGACGATTTTACAGACATCCTTTTATCCTTTACAATCTCCTCAGGAAAAGTAAGAACCTTCAAAATGTCTGTTTGGATTTGATGTTGGGTGAAGCTAACTATCAAGAACTGAATAGTCGATTTCAGGCATTACCATAAGGTGACGAGGCCGTCCTATGGATAGGATTGATCGAGCTATACTTAATGAAATTCAAATTGACTTCCCTCTTGATCCGGAACCGTATAAGATCCTGGCTGAAAGATTGTCTCTCCCTGAAGAAGAAGTGCATAAGCGAATAAAAAATCTTAGGATTAAGGGGATCATCCGCCGTATTGGCGCCTCTTTCGATTCCAGACGGGTGGGGTATGTGAGCACTTTAATAGCGATGAAGGTCCCTTCCAATAAAATAGAAGAAGTTGGTCATCTGACCAGTCAATACCCAGGGGTAACTCACAACTATCTTCGGCCGGGAGATTACAATCTGTGGTTTACCCTGATTACCCCATCCGTGGAAAAAAAAGAGGAAATCTTGCAGGAGATAAAAGACAGGACCGGCATTGAGGAACTGA
This DNA window, taken from bacterium, encodes the following:
- a CDS encoding protein arginine kinase; amino-acid sequence: MSINNYINQIGKWLDGSGPYAGIVFSSRIRLARNINQLPFSHWANAAALKKVAERVMIAVPNNQYMKGAEILELDELSTLDKEFLVERHLISPESVKGKGELIVIGDKELVSVMVNEEDHLRIQAMASGLQLSSVWRYLDQIDDKFSQELDYAISPEWGYLTACPTNVGTGIRASVMIHLPAIAMTKQIDKLLKAVSQLGLAIRGIHGEGTEALGNLFQISNQVTLGRTEEEITDNIERVSKQIIEHEEKAQALLLKEAKTQVEDRVFRAYAILTSARIVTSKEAINLFSLLRLGVNIGLVEIDFSTLNEIFILSQPAHIRKRYGQDLSQDEQDVRRADLIREKLTTAHRAHR
- the priA gene encoding primosomal protein N', with protein sequence MTQVSVVFDLPVDRPFSYLTPPDIASQAVPGKRVLAPFGRSSRIGYIVGQGDFSSKGHKLKEIVDILDYKPLLDPPMLELTGWMAQYYLCSWGEAIKAVLPQGINLKTRRKLRLISLPDNLSDLSKRAPLQAKILAVLKTEKEIFLDEMSKKVGRKTFYLSLNSLEDKGYLQIEDELPPPRVKPKEIRVVDLARPVEEIKAEDLPLKQDKIIKTLVESQTPLTSTELAARTGTSLSPIQTLVKRGVLRIERKEIPRLPYPTTASHLELTKDTSHRNLKLTEEQEKALGVLIHHINERRFSVTLLHGVTGSGKTEVYLRAIAQVIQRGEGAICLVPEISLTPQTVTRFAARFPGQVAVLHSQLSPGERYDEWRRIKSGQTPVVVGARSAVFAPLPKLGLIIVDEEHEPSYKQEEKKPRYHARDVAIMRAKLSGAVVLLGSATPSLRSYYNTRTGKFYYLEMKSRVDEAQLPEVKLVDMRAELSGNKKQHIFSLALVEAMTERLDRGEQTILFLNRRGFANFVQCRKCGFVFGCPACSVSLTYHAAGLKLRCHYCDYRRPLPHICPECQGDKIRHWGLGTQRVEEELTRLFPQARIGRLDRDTTTRRKSLEDMLSSFQHGGIDILVGTQMIAKGLDFPQVTLVGVISADTALNLPDFQAAERTFSLLTQVAGRAGRGKRPGLVIIQTYTPQHYSLQATVTHDYHSFYRQEIAIREALAYPPFAHLTKITIKGPEESQVARAAIDLGQRLRDRKAKQKPVNILGPAPCPISKIKGEFRYQILLKGKTQPAIRELIVSALEEFSPSGKVEIALDVDPIGML
- the ispH gene encoding 4-hydroxy-3-methylbut-2-enyl diphosphate reductase, with the translated sequence MKPSKIQNKKIRNPQSAIRNPQSAIRNPKSEIRNPQSPIPNPQSPIRNSQSAIRVFIAPGAGFCFGVKRAIQMAEKAAAETGGKVYTLGPLIHNPQVVEKLHEQGVELTAGIEDLPPGAVLILRSHGVGPSVYARAEKAGLKIVDATCPNVKKVQRLAIELKKKGYCLVILGEEHHPEVESIIETVNNEAYVVNGVKESEGIPSGRRIGLIAQTTQTLKNLEAVTAFLIRGAEELRVYNTLCEAVSTRQSASLDLAKKVDLMLVVGGYNSANTTRLAQICHQAGCETHHIEVAAQIDPAWFGNKQKVGITAGASTPPWIIEEVREVVASLK
- a CDS encoding geranylgeranyl reductase family protein, giving the protein MKKYDCVVVGAGPAGATAAYELVRNGLEVILLEAERLPRNKTCGGCLSARVNRLLDFDLSEVAEDEIHQGRFTYKFHGGFEVNSDRPAAYMINRDKFDYDLVKRAIQRGAVVLDKRRVARIDIEKTDLKVWADNRAYQARIVIGADGTRGIVAKSVGIRKVKTDFGLTISTQFRPSAQQLAEHQGMVHLDFGVVRFGYGWIFPKGDHLSVGVASWREKGKLLQASFDKIRAVAQKDHNPAKPQSFNATKITPGGTVLPRYHKRKYGKEKVVLVGDAAGLVDPFLGEGIYYAIKSGQMAAQAVKESLKTNKSLQSVYEELLERELLIELDAAATLAGRFYRHPFILYNLLRKSKNLQNVCLDLMLGEANYQELNSRFQALP
- a CDS encoding AsnC family transcriptional regulator, which encodes MDRIDRAILNEIQIDFPLDPEPYKILAERLSLPEEEVHKRIKNLRIKGIIRRIGASFDSRRVGYVSTLIAMKVPSNKIEEVGHLTSQYPGVTHNYLRPGDYNLWFTLITPSVEKKEEILQEIKDRTGIEELMDLPSKQRFKIEVNLEV